CGTGGTGAGGACGCTGTGACGCGGCCTTACCGTGGGCACAGCGAATCCGGTCCAGCCCAACTCCTCCGAGAAGGCGCCCACAGCACCGATCGTGAGCCCGGACAGAAGCAGGGCGCCGATGTTGTCTGTGGTGTAGGCGTCGGGGACAAAGACCGGGGAGATGAGCGAAAGCGCGAGGAGAATGGGCATCACCAGAAGCGGCACGGTCGCGAGAGCGACCGCGTACCAGCGGGCGCCCACCCGCCACCTGAGCAACCGTGATCGGAACTCGCGAAGACCCGTTCTTCCGTGGACGAAGGCGGTCATCAACGGGCCCGCCACGCTGGGGCCGGCAAACAATGCCAACCATCGCGCGGTCCGGGTTCGCCAGTGGCTCAGCGCAGGGTCGGCGGCCACACTTGCCCCGCGAATCGTGGCTTACCGCACCTTCAGTATCGGACAACCGAGCACGGCACGTCAGGGTCGTCCGCACGGTTCGCAGGGCCCTTCGGCATGGCAATCCGTCTGCATGAAGTCACGGCTCATCGCTCACCGCTCCCGGAGTGACCTCAGCCCATCGCATATCCGGAATTACCGTCGGGCTTGTTCGGTGTACTCCGGACCCGTCCCGTTCACGTCGATCGCCGGCATGACAAGGTGCTTGTGACGATCCAGGCTCGCAGTTCATCCGACCGCAGCCTCACGGGTGGGGCGTCAGCGCCGCTTGCGGCGTCATGGTTCATCACGATAGCGCCGCGGGCCTTTAAGGACCCGCGCGGGCAGGCGGAGGAGGTCCTTGATGCGATCAAGGATCGCACCGACGGAGATGCCCACCCGCCGCAGCGGTCTCGAGAGCAACCACACGATGGGATACAGGAGGAGCGCGAGCAGAGCCAGCAGCAGAGCCACCGGCAACGCAACCACCAGCAGGACCAGCCAGAGCAGGAACTTGACCATGGTGCCTCCTCCTCGACACACGCCCCATGGGATTAATTGCACCGTACAAGCCGGAGGGCACCGGTACCAAGGTCCGTCACGACCGCATGCGGCGTAGCGCAGCCGCCAACGCCGGAAGACCGCTGCAACCGGCGGCAACCCCGGCTACAGCATGCTTATCGCAGCGCGGCGTCGGCGACCATCGTCGCGC
The genomic region above belongs to Euzebyales bacterium and contains:
- a CDS encoding CPBP family glutamic-type intramembrane protease, producing MGARWYAVALATVPLLVMPILLALSLISPVFVPDAYTTDNIGALLLSGLTIGAVGAFSEELGWTGFAVPTVRPRHSVLTTGLIVGAMWAVWHVPVTLFATVSPSGAVYWSEFLPP